From Streptomyces asiaticus, one genomic window encodes:
- a CDS encoding OsmC family protein has protein sequence MGRQHTYRATARWTGNTGSGTTGYRDYGRSHDIFGEGKPTLRGSADPAFLGDPECWNPEEFLLASLSQCHMLTYLSVCARDGVTVTAYEDVAAGVMEETAGHSGRFTEVVLNPVVTVADETMLERARSAHHDAHQTCFIANSVNFPVRHQPAVRVG, from the coding sequence ATGGGCCGACAGCACACCTACCGCGCCACTGCCCGGTGGACCGGTAACACCGGTTCGGGGACGACTGGTTACCGGGACTACGGGCGGTCGCACGACATCTTCGGCGAGGGGAAGCCGACCCTGCGGGGCAGTGCCGATCCGGCGTTCCTGGGGGATCCGGAGTGCTGGAATCCGGAGGAGTTCCTGCTGGCCTCGCTCTCGCAGTGCCACATGCTGACCTACCTCTCCGTATGCGCCCGGGACGGGGTGACGGTCACGGCGTACGAGGACGTCGCCGCCGGGGTCATGGAGGAGACGGCCGGGCACAGCGGGCGCTTCACCGAGGTGGTGCTCAATCCGGTGGTCACCGTCGCGGACGAGACGATGCTGGAGCGGGCGCGTTCGGCGCATCACGACGCCCATCAGACGTGCTTCATCGCCAACTCGGTCAACTTCCCCGTCCGCCACCAGCCGGCCGTCCGGGTCGGCTGA